The Aeromonas encheleia genomic sequence GCATATTCACGCCCAGCCGAGACCCGAAGTGATGGAGCGGGTGCTGCGGGTGGTGCGCCACCGCGGCTTCGCGCTCTGCGCCCTCAATATGGAGCAGGATTGCCAACAGCTGCGGATCACGGTTACTGTCGAGTCGGTGCGTCCCATCCAGCAGTTGTGGAGCCAGCTGGTCAAGCTGGTGGACGTCTCCCGGGTCGATGCACTGGAACAGCAGCCCCGGATCAGCGCTTAAGGAGCAAAGCCAATGTCACAGCCTTCCCACCCCCAGTACATCTGGTTCAACGGCAAACTGGTGCCCTGGCAAGATGCCCAGGTCCACGTCATGAGCCACGCCCTGCACTACGGCTCCTCGGTGTTCGAGGGAGTGCGTGCCTACGACACCCCCAGGGGAACCTGCATCTTCCGCCTGCAGGAGCACACCCGTCGCCTGTTCGACTCCGCCAAGATCTACTGGATGGACGTGCCCTACAGCGAGGCCGAGGTGAATGACGCCTGCCGCACCGTGGTGCGCGAGAACGGCCTCAAGAGCGGCTATCTGCGCCCGCTGGCCTTTGTCGGCAACGTGGGGCTTGGGCTGCATCCGCCGCTGGATGCCAAGGCGGATCTCATGGTCGCCGCGCTGCCCTGGGGCGCCTACCTCGGTGAGGAGGGGCTCAAAAACGGGGTGGATGTGTGCGTCACCTCCTGGAGCCGGCTCGCGCCCAATACCATCCCCACCGGTGCCAAGGCCGGCGGCAACTATCTCTCATCCCAGCTGATCAGCCGGGAGGCCAAGCGCAACGGCTTCGCCGAGGGGCTGGCGCTGGACGTGAACGGCTATCTGAGCGAGGGGGCCGGGGAGAACCTGTTCCTGGTGAAGAACGGCGTGCTGTTCACCCCGCCCGCCGCCGCCGCCATCCTGCCCGGCATCACCCGCGACACCATAATGACGCTGGCTAAAGATCTGGGCTATGAGGTGCGCGAGCAGGCGCTGCCGCGCGAAGCGCTGTACGTGGCGGACGAGATCTTCATGACCGGCACCGCCGCCGAAGTCACGCCGGTGCGATCCGTGGATCGGATGAAAGTCGGGGCCGGGAGCCGTGGCCCCGTGACTGAGCGGCTGCAGAATGCCTTCTTCGGCCTGTTCAACGGCCAGACCGAGGACAAGTGGGGTTGGCTGACCCCGGTCAACGACTGATCGAAGGCTGAGCGGGCGATCCGTCGCCCGATCTCAGACAAGAGTCGGCTATGGCAAGGGCAGGTCCCTTGCCACAACCGATTTGCAGTGACAGTTTTGCATCACTAATTTGCCCAACCGGGCTCATGTATTCAGGGAGTAGAGACAATGCCGAAGTTGAGATCCGCCACCACCACCCACGGACGTAACATGGCCGGGGCCCGCGCCCTCTGGCGTGCCACCGGCATGACAGATCAGGATTTTGGCAAGCCCATCATAGCCGTGGTCAACTCCTTCACCCAGTTCGTACCTGGCCACGTTCACCTCAAGGATTTGGGCCAGCTGGTGGCCCGCGAGATCGAAGCCGCGGGTGGCGTCGCCAAGGAGTTCAACACAATCGCCGTGGATGACGGCATCGCCATGGGCCACGGCGGCATGCTCTATTCGCTGCCGTCCCGGGAGCTGATCGCCGACTCGGTGGAGTACATGGTCAACGCCCACTGCGCCGATGCCATGGTCTGCATCTCCAACTGCGACAAGATCACCCCGGGGATGCTGATGGCCGCCCTGCGCATCAACATACCCGTGATCTTCGTCTCCGGCGGCCCCATGGAGGCGGGCAAGACCAAGCTCTCCGATCAGATCATCAAGCTGGATCTGGTGGATGCCATGATCCAGGGGGCCGATCCCAAGGTCTCCGATGCCCAGAGCGATCAGATAGAGCGCAGTGCCTGCCCCACCTGTGGCTCCTGCTCCGGCATGTTCACCGCCAACTCCATGAACTGCCTGACCGAGGCGCTCGGCCTCTCCCAGCCGGGCAACGGCT encodes the following:
- the ilvM gene encoding acetolactate synthase 2 small subunit, whose product is MNQHTLHIHAQPRPEVMERVLRVVRHRGFALCALNMEQDCQQLRITVTVESVRPIQQLWSQLVKLVDVSRVDALEQQPRISA
- a CDS encoding branched-chain amino acid transaminase; protein product: MSQPSHPQYIWFNGKLVPWQDAQVHVMSHALHYGSSVFEGVRAYDTPRGTCIFRLQEHTRRLFDSAKIYWMDVPYSEAEVNDACRTVVRENGLKSGYLRPLAFVGNVGLGLHPPLDAKADLMVAALPWGAYLGEEGLKNGVDVCVTSWSRLAPNTIPTGAKAGGNYLSSQLISREAKRNGFAEGLALDVNGYLSEGAGENLFLVKNGVLFTPPAAAAILPGITRDTIMTLAKDLGYEVREQALPREALYVADEIFMTGTAAEVTPVRSVDRMKVGAGSRGPVTERLQNAFFGLFNGQTEDKWGWLTPVND